ATCGCCATTAAGCTAACCTTAGAGGGGATCAATCAATTCATATATGCAAAGACTTGGTTCTTCATTTCAGTTGCAGTAATCTTTGTGATTATGCAGTTGAATTATTTGAACAAGGTGGCcatatttttcattaatttacCTTTGATCCTTTCTTTTCATGTTTCTATTTCTCAacttgtcttcttcttcttctgcaaAATGTTATATTCAGGCACTTGACACTTTCAATACAGCTATCGTTTCTCCTATATATTATGTGATGTTCACCACCCTGACAATCATGGCGAGTGCTATAATGTTCAAGGTAACATCAATTCACTCAGTTTTAGCTAAATAACGTGGTTCAATGGCAGTACTAAGCCCGATTTTGCAGGACTGGTCGGGTCAAGACGCGAGCAGCATTGCCTCTGAGATATGTGGATTCATTACTGTTCTCACCGGAACCATCATACTTCACATGACACGAGAAGAGGAACAGCCTAATGCTACAGGTATTCATAACGGGTCAAGATTCACTCAGATCAGTTGATAGTATCATTGGTTTTGTTGTGATTAAGATATCACATTGCTAAATCGGTGCAGGAACTGTAACTTGGTTTGATGGAGACCGGTCGAAAGCAGATCGGGAGGAACCTCATTTCATTACATTGGATAATTCTGATTACTTTGACTGATCATTATTTTATGAGAAATCATCATATTGTTGCAATGAATCCATATCAGCAGTTGAGGCCCCATCTCTGTGTAATGCATTTGGAAGTTAAATTGCATGATCTTCGTTGGGGTGG
This sequence is a window from Salvia splendens isolate huo1 chromosome 14, SspV2, whole genome shotgun sequence. Protein-coding genes within it:
- the LOC121765420 gene encoding probable magnesium transporter NIPA6 isoform X2; this encodes MITMIVGEVANFVAYIYAPAVLVTPLGALSIIVSAVLAHFILKERLRQMGILGCVSCIVGSVVIVLHAPEEHTPSSVQEVWKLATEPAFLIYVAATLSITLVLILHFEPLYGQRNILVYLGICSLMGALTVVSIKAIGIAIKLTLEGINQFIYAKTWFFISVAVIFVIMQLNYLNKALDTFNTAIVSPIYYVMFTTLTIMASAIMFKDWSGQDASSIASEICGFITVLTGTIILHMTREEEQPNATGTVTWFDGDRSKADREEPHFITLDNSDYFD